From Ferviditalea candida, one genomic window encodes:
- a CDS encoding methyl-accepting chemotaxis protein — MREMVKIPNINLRNLGLFFLFVGNSVLLFTIPPWMSVITTLFLFTYQYSVNRGACKERNETPSSVSSISEEHVRQFVNESQVAADRLAAVVETVNESIERLTGITDYSTQQEHRLRGQSQLVMERMDEVFASLQEVSASAEQVLESSVDMGNQSTLTRDVVVDVRNSLLKTNRVMNKLLEMNHHMDRRISDLKQHTTRVEEINRLIIEVVEQTSLLALNASIEAARAGEKGQGFAVVAREIKRLAEQSKEAVVKSSVVLSSIEQGVRGVVVSMGNEKQAVIEINGEIEQVMARMDEIFNRVVQVHSRVSAATESSRTQSSLTMDSVFKLKNVVEIAGNTLASVDQALEQMEMQRKQISDLKVVSSNLQKVSGEMMASVHGLGLNESNAAASDRVLRWGQEFIGRISEVSEVRSMDEQIHAAWFSRCIQETAEIEAIWSNRSDGSFICSIPEAGLMNARGREWWKRAMNGETFVSAPYISSITKQPCVTISKAIVDEKGNYLGIIGIDLSLKSTLHGEANGVK; from the coding sequence ATGCGCGAAATGGTTAAAATACCTAACATCAATCTGCGGAATTTGGGGTTATTCTTTTTGTTTGTTGGAAACTCGGTGCTGCTTTTTACCATCCCCCCGTGGATGAGTGTTATTACAACGTTATTTTTATTTACATATCAATATTCGGTGAATAGGGGAGCCTGCAAGGAGCGGAATGAGACGCCGTCCTCCGTTTCTTCGATTTCTGAAGAGCATGTCCGCCAATTTGTCAATGAATCGCAGGTTGCCGCTGATCGATTGGCGGCTGTGGTAGAGACGGTGAATGAGTCGATCGAACGTTTGACGGGGATTACCGATTACTCAACCCAGCAGGAGCATCGGCTTCGAGGGCAGAGTCAACTGGTCATGGAGCGGATGGATGAGGTTTTTGCTTCCCTGCAGGAAGTGTCGGCCTCTGCTGAGCAAGTGCTGGAGTCATCGGTTGACATGGGTAATCAGAGCACGTTGACGCGGGACGTTGTGGTTGATGTGCGGAATTCGCTGTTGAAAACCAATAGAGTCATGAACAAGCTGCTGGAAATGAACCATCATATGGATCGGCGAATTTCCGATTTGAAGCAGCATACCACCCGTGTTGAAGAAATCAACAGACTGATCATCGAGGTAGTGGAACAGACCTCGCTGCTTGCATTGAATGCGTCGATAGAAGCTGCGAGGGCCGGTGAAAAGGGACAAGGCTTTGCCGTAGTGGCGCGGGAAATCAAAAGGCTCGCGGAGCAAAGCAAAGAAGCGGTCGTCAAGTCGTCGGTTGTGCTCTCCTCTATAGAGCAGGGAGTCAGAGGAGTTGTGGTTTCAATGGGCAATGAGAAACAGGCGGTCATTGAAATCAACGGTGAAATTGAACAGGTTATGGCAAGAATGGACGAGATTTTTAATCGGGTTGTTCAAGTCCATTCGCGGGTAAGTGCTGCAACGGAGTCAAGCCGGACACAATCCAGCTTGACGATGGATTCCGTATTCAAGCTGAAGAATGTGGTGGAAATCGCCGGAAATACGTTGGCAAGCGTCGATCAGGCGTTGGAGCAAATGGAGATGCAGCGCAAGCAGATCAGCGATCTGAAAGTCGTAAGCAGCAATCTGCAGAAGGTGTCTGGGGAAATGATGGCTTCCGTGCATGGTTTGGGCTTGAATGAAAGCAATGCCGCCGCTTCCGACCGCGTTCTTCGATGGGGCCAGGAATTTATCGGCCGGATTTCGGAAGTTTCTGAGGTTAGAAGCATGGACGAGCAGATCCATGCGGCATGGTTTTCCCGCTGTATTCAAGAGACGGCGGAAATTGAGGCGATCTGGTCAAATCGTTCCGACGGTTCCTTTATTTGCTCGATACCTGAAGCGGGATTGATGAATGCAAGAGGGCGGGAATGGTGGAAAAGGGCAATGAATGGGGAAACGTTTGTTTCCGCACCGTACATTTCATCGATCACGAAGCAGCCTTGCGTGACCATCTCCAAGGCCATTGTGGACGAAAAGGGCAATTATCTGGGGATCATCGGCATTGATTTGTCATTGAAAAGTACTTTGCATGGAGAAGCAAATGGTGTAAAATAA
- a CDS encoding RNA polymerase sigma factor → MKWDQFLDTEQMDTSEREELTNELYRQMFIVAYSKVSNKMDALDVVQESWLKILQSIDSLKDPEKILQWAKVIVSNTANNLLRRKLALQMVPLSMDMPDIEGGFIDSRIDELVMREEIIESIAQLDQTTGRMLICKYYYGWKDKDIAASLDCPVGTVKAKIHRGKDRLRAILLKD, encoded by the coding sequence ATGAAATGGGATCAATTTTTGGATACGGAACAAATGGATACGTCCGAGCGGGAAGAGCTGACGAATGAACTGTATCGGCAAATGTTCATTGTGGCTTATTCCAAAGTCAGCAACAAAATGGATGCGCTTGACGTCGTTCAGGAATCCTGGCTGAAAATTTTACAGAGCATTGACAGCCTGAAGGATCCGGAAAAAATTCTCCAGTGGGCGAAGGTCATCGTGTCGAATACGGCCAACAATCTGCTTCGGCGCAAATTGGCACTGCAAATGGTGCCGCTCTCGATGGATATGCCGGATATTGAAGGCGGTTTCATCGATTCCCGGATTGACGAGCTGGTGATGCGCGAGGAAATTATAGAAAGCATTGCCCAATTGGATCAGACCACGGGCAGAATGCTGATCTGCAAATATTATTACGGCTGGAAGGACAAGGATATTGCGGCCAGTCTGGATTGTCCGGTCGGTACGGTCAAAGCCAAAATCCACAGGGGCAAAGACAGGCTGAGAGCCATTTTATTAAAGGATTGA
- a CDS encoding ABC transporter permease — protein sequence MSTPSNQAISKNATNGLSSFFQKHGSLVALILIVIAASLRYDTFFTQTNIINMLRQNSMLGYIAIGMTFVILTRGIDLSVGSLLAISALTAAVMSPFGLFWALAVPIIVSTALGSVNGLLIAKAKIEPFIVTLAMMIGVRGFVYAYTHERTMSVDPSIADAFKVFGRGVVLGIPVPIWIFAVLLLLAGVVLKYTSFGRHVFAVGGNEEASKLMGLRTDRIKILVYAISGGLSGLAGIVLASRLGGVAQPVAGEMWELDAIAAVAIGGTLLTGGRGSIFGTFVGIMLMGVILNIINMEGSINSWWQPIIRGLFLIVIVIVQAKLNKGSNKLKE from the coding sequence ATGTCGACACCATCGAACCAGGCCATTTCAAAAAATGCAACGAACGGGTTATCCAGTTTTTTTCAAAAACACGGGTCTCTTGTCGCCCTGATTTTGATTGTGATTGCCGCCTCCCTTCGTTACGACACTTTTTTCACCCAAACCAATATTATTAATATGCTGCGGCAAAACAGCATGCTGGGCTATATCGCAATCGGCATGACATTCGTCATTCTTACCCGTGGCATCGATTTGTCCGTGGGATCGCTGCTTGCCATCAGCGCTCTTACGGCGGCCGTGATGTCGCCCTTCGGATTATTCTGGGCGCTGGCAGTTCCGATTATCGTAAGCACCGCTCTCGGTTCGGTCAACGGGCTGCTTATCGCCAAAGCGAAAATCGAACCGTTTATTGTCACACTGGCGATGATGATCGGGGTGAGAGGCTTCGTTTATGCGTATACGCATGAAAGGACGATGTCGGTCGATCCTTCCATTGCCGATGCGTTCAAGGTGTTTGGACGGGGAGTTGTGCTCGGAATCCCCGTACCCATCTGGATTTTTGCAGTTTTATTATTGCTTGCCGGAGTGGTTTTGAAGTACACCAGCTTCGGGCGGCACGTGTTTGCCGTCGGCGGCAATGAAGAGGCCAGCAAACTGATGGGACTTCGCACGGATCGCATCAAGATTCTGGTGTATGCCATCAGCGGCGGGTTGTCGGGGCTTGCCGGCATCGTACTGGCCTCGCGTTTGGGCGGAGTGGCTCAGCCTGTTGCCGGGGAGATGTGGGAATTGGATGCGATTGCTGCGGTTGCCATAGGCGGAACTCTGCTGACGGGAGGACGCGGCAGTATTTTTGGAACCTTTGTCGGGATTATGCTGATGGGGGTCATCTTAAATATCATCAACATGGAGGGCTCGATCAATTCATGGTGGCAGCCGATCATTCGCGGCCTCTTCTTGATTGTTATCGTGATTGTGCAAGCCAAATTAAACAAAGGCTCGAACAAATTGAAAGAATAA
- a CDS encoding ABC transporter substrate-binding protein, whose translation MKKFSFIMALVLVLSMVAVGCGGGGKEAGGNTENAPKESAGAQQDAGAKKLVIGFSQTDNGNPWKVAQTKSIREEAKKRGYELVYTDAQGDTAKQLSDVEDMIARGVNYIILSPREFEGLAPALDAAKKAGIPVILVDRKAKGTAGQDYLTYIGSNFIEEGKRAGEWLAQVTGGKAKIVELTGTAGASVAIDRKAGFEQAIKPYKDMEIIASQTGNFSQAEGQKVMENLLQSYGDKITAVYAHNDGMAIGAINAIEAAGKVPGKDIIIVSVDGTKDALQAIIDGKMGATVECSPFFGPPAFDVIEKHAKGETIQPEIINKDNFFNKDNAAEFVNKAY comes from the coding sequence ATGAAAAAATTCAGTTTCATCATGGCACTGGTACTTGTACTAAGCATGGTCGCGGTAGGTTGCGGTGGCGGCGGAAAAGAAGCAGGCGGCAATACTGAAAATGCTCCGAAAGAGAGTGCAGGAGCACAGCAGGATGCAGGAGCAAAGAAGCTTGTTATCGGATTTTCGCAAACAGATAACGGAAACCCTTGGAAAGTCGCGCAAACGAAAAGCATTAGGGAAGAAGCCAAGAAGCGCGGTTATGAACTGGTATATACCGACGCACAAGGAGACACAGCGAAGCAGTTGTCCGATGTAGAAGACATGATTGCGCGCGGCGTAAATTACATTATTCTTTCCCCGCGTGAATTTGAAGGTTTGGCGCCTGCACTGGATGCGGCTAAAAAAGCGGGAATTCCGGTGATATTGGTTGACCGCAAAGCTAAAGGAACAGCAGGTCAAGACTATTTGACCTACATCGGATCCAATTTTATTGAAGAAGGAAAGCGCGCAGGTGAATGGTTGGCCCAGGTAACTGGTGGAAAAGCTAAAATCGTGGAATTGACAGGGACAGCGGGAGCTTCCGTAGCGATTGACAGAAAGGCCGGATTTGAGCAAGCAATCAAGCCGTATAAAGATATGGAAATCATCGCTTCGCAAACGGGCAACTTTTCTCAAGCCGAAGGACAAAAGGTGATGGAGAATCTGCTTCAATCTTACGGGGACAAAATTACCGCAGTGTATGCGCATAACGACGGCATGGCTATAGGCGCCATCAATGCCATTGAAGCTGCAGGCAAGGTTCCCGGAAAAGACATTATCATCGTATCCGTTGATGGAACGAAGGATGCGCTTCAAGCCATCATTGACGGCAAAATGGGAGCAACCGTTGAATGCAGCCCGTTCTTCGGACCGCCCGCATTCGACGTCATTGAAAAGCATGCCAAGGGAGAAACCATCCAGCCGGAAATCATCAACAAGGATAATTTCTTCAATAAAGACAACGCCGCTGAATTTGTAAATAAAGCGTATTAA
- a CDS encoding ABC transporter permease, giving the protein MGKKFAGFGGEFSRRFGPSIVLILLVLFNAVVTNNFLAPQTLWTILLHVSTTALVAIGMTIVIATGGVDLSVGALMAIAAVIPTLIIDANLFVLIFVTLIVAVLIGFFNGSVISNFNVQPIIVTLAMMIAGRGIALVLTDGYVTSISSPAFEFIGKGKIGMIPLPVIIMFFVVLLVYLIMKYSAFGRYVEAIGDNENAAGLAGIHVKRIKTYVYMLSAGLAALAGLIETARLGAADATNIGNLAELDAITATVVGGTLMTGGRPYIWGTVIGAILMGLITATFNMNNISYSYSLVLKAFIIILAIYLQREKQS; this is encoded by the coding sequence ATGGGCAAAAAATTCGCAGGATTCGGCGGTGAATTCAGTCGTCGCTTTGGTCCCTCGATCGTATTGATTCTGCTCGTTTTATTTAATGCGGTTGTCACGAACAACTTTTTGGCGCCGCAAACGCTGTGGACCATCCTGCTGCATGTTTCTACAACCGCGCTGGTTGCCATCGGGATGACCATCGTTATCGCAACAGGCGGAGTCGATTTGTCGGTTGGAGCCTTGATGGCGATTGCAGCGGTAATTCCCACTTTGATCATTGACGCAAATCTGTTCGTTCTTATCTTTGTTACATTGATTGTTGCCGTTCTGATCGGATTTTTTAATGGATCTGTCATTTCCAATTTCAACGTACAGCCTATTATTGTCACTTTGGCGATGATGATCGCAGGACGCGGGATTGCGCTTGTTCTCACGGACGGCTATGTGACTTCCATCTCAAGCCCGGCGTTCGAATTTATCGGCAAAGGCAAAATCGGCATGATTCCGCTGCCGGTCATCATCATGTTCTTCGTCGTGCTTTTGGTCTATCTGATCATGAAGTATTCTGCATTCGGACGCTATGTGGAAGCCATCGGAGACAATGAGAATGCGGCTGGATTGGCAGGGATTCACGTCAAACGGATCAAAACCTATGTATATATGCTGTCTGCCGGTTTGGCCGCTTTGGCAGGATTGATTGAAACCGCCAGATTGGGCGCAGCGGATGCTACGAATATCGGTAATTTAGCCGAATTGGATGCCATCACGGCAACGGTGGTCGGGGGTACACTGATGACAGGCGGTCGTCCATATATATGGGGGACAGTGATCGGTGCGATATTAATGGGATTGATTACCGCTACCTTTAATATGAATAATATTTCTTACTCCTATTCTCTGGTTTTGAAAGCCTTCATTATTATTTTGGCGATCTATCTGCAGAGAGAGAAGCAATCGTAG
- a CDS encoding IclR family transcriptional regulator produces the protein MDSKTTTVQSVDRALQILDLLQEKPGGLGVTELSKLLDVAKSTTHRLLSSLQAKGFVKQDKQTGKYSLGLRLVELGNEIVQSLDIRKVASPYLSKLVGEIGETAHLVIHEEGEVVYIDKLESTASLRMYSQIGRHAPLHCTGVGKAMAAYLPENELEWIIQHKGLKKFTHNTVTTKAEFMKALQEIRNKGFSIDDEEHELGIRCAAAPIFNNNQQVVAGISVAGPAMRMTDEKLESCAQKVTECANEISALLGYRK, from the coding sequence ATGGATAGTAAAACGACGACGGTCCAATCTGTAGACAGAGCGCTGCAGATACTGGATTTATTGCAGGAAAAACCAGGCGGTTTGGGCGTGACTGAGCTGTCCAAGCTGTTGGATGTAGCCAAGAGCACAACCCACCGTCTTTTGTCGTCCCTTCAAGCGAAAGGATTCGTCAAGCAGGATAAACAAACGGGAAAGTACTCGCTGGGTCTGCGTTTAGTCGAATTGGGAAATGAGATTGTGCAGTCATTGGATATCAGAAAGGTAGCCTCCCCATATTTATCGAAGCTTGTTGGGGAAATTGGCGAAACCGCCCATCTGGTCATTCATGAAGAGGGAGAAGTCGTTTATATCGACAAGCTGGAGAGCACTGCTTCGCTGCGCATGTATTCCCAAATCGGACGTCATGCTCCCCTGCACTGTACCGGAGTCGGAAAAGCCATGGCAGCTTATCTTCCAGAGAATGAATTGGAGTGGATTATTCAGCACAAAGGCTTGAAGAAATTCACGCATAATACGGTCACTACAAAGGCAGAATTTATGAAAGCACTTCAGGAAATCCGGAATAAAGGATTTTCGATTGATGACGAAGAGCATGAATTGGGGATTCGATGTGCGGCAGCACCTATTTTTAATAATAACCAACAGGTTGTGGCCGGAATCAGCGTCGCCGGACCGGCGATGCGAATGACCGATGAGAAATTGGAATCCTGCGCTCAAAAAGTCACAGAGTGCGCTAACGAGATTTCGGCTTTATTGGGGTATCGCAAATAA
- a CDS encoding 2-dehydro-3-deoxygalactonokinase translates to MVITIDSGTTNSRIRLIDAGEFKVVDTVKVSVGVRSTAIEGNNNSLREGIAEGIKEIIDRNGRIPEDIRYIAASGMITSNLGLYEVPHFYGAAGAEEFAKHSRIERIPEFLNIPAIFVPGFKNQTAVSGDAVNMTNEFDIMRGEEVETLGLLEQMNLKGPGMMILPGSHTKFVMVNDRSQIIACLSTLGGEILDAVSKHTILAKSLEKQLIGQVEKEALMNGFSWGQRAGLSRSLFHIRLLDLFSDMTRNQRANYMTGSVIASDLQAMEEFLRMQSSPKLDWIVIGGSNPLRKAFAYLLETTNFAGVVEATDEQVELSTVIGSIKIAEICLANNIQAD, encoded by the coding sequence ATGGTTATCACAATAGACTCAGGCACAACAAATTCCAGAATCCGATTAATAGATGCCGGCGAATTTAAAGTTGTTGATACGGTCAAAGTATCCGTCGGCGTCAGAAGTACTGCAATAGAGGGGAATAATAACAGTCTGCGGGAAGGCATTGCCGAAGGCATTAAAGAAATCATCGATAGGAATGGACGGATTCCCGAGGATATTCGTTATATAGCGGCATCGGGTATGATTACCTCCAATTTGGGGCTGTATGAGGTTCCGCATTTTTATGGTGCTGCGGGTGCGGAGGAATTCGCCAAGCATTCGAGAATCGAGAGGATTCCAGAATTTTTGAATATCCCGGCCATCTTTGTTCCCGGCTTTAAAAATCAGACCGCCGTATCCGGGGACGCGGTGAACATGACCAATGAATTCGACATCATGCGGGGAGAAGAAGTGGAAACCTTAGGGCTGCTGGAACAGATGAACCTGAAGGGACCGGGAATGATGATTTTGCCGGGATCGCACACAAAATTTGTCATGGTGAATGACAGGTCGCAAATTATTGCTTGTTTATCCACGCTTGGCGGGGAAATTCTGGACGCGGTCAGCAAGCACACGATTCTTGCCAAATCGCTTGAAAAGCAGTTGATCGGGCAGGTAGAAAAGGAAGCGCTGATGAACGGTTTTTCTTGGGGACAAAGAGCAGGTCTTTCACGATCCTTGTTTCATATCAGGCTGCTTGATCTTTTCTCGGACATGACCCGAAACCAGCGGGCCAATTATATGACGGGGTCTGTAATCGCCTCCGATTTGCAGGCGATGGAGGAATTTTTGCGGATGCAGTCATCCCCGAAGCTGGATTGGATTGTCATCGGCGGCTCCAACCCGTTAAGAAAAGCTTTTGCCTATTTGCTGGAAACCACTAATTTTGCGGGAGTTGTGGAAGCAACCGACGAACAGGTGGAGCTTTCAACAGTGATCGGCTCCATTAAGATTGCCGAGATTTGTTTGGCGAATAATATACAGGCTGATTGA
- a CDS encoding 3D domain-containing protein, translating to MLFQTISHARWITLTVLIIIVLTVMGPLEQPALDKGEANAAERPPIQNAFRLLRTQDKPADVIGVDRDKTQTRVNSREISRRDRQSAGQLNPLMAALSSGPLVLKDMEVVATGYTAGPESTGKNIGHPEYGLTYSGVRVRRSLVSTIAADPKVFPLGSLLYIPGYGYGVVADIGSAIKGNRIDLYFETKDQVYSEWGKKKVKILVVRRGDGKVTEQMIDLLNEAFIRQKNKPSVM from the coding sequence ATGTTATTCCAAACGATAAGTCATGCCAGATGGATCACTCTGACGGTGCTTATCATCATTGTGTTGACGGTCATGGGACCGCTGGAGCAACCGGCTCTGGACAAGGGCGAGGCGAATGCCGCGGAAAGGCCCCCAATCCAGAATGCATTCCGGCTGCTGAGGACTCAGGACAAGCCTGCAGATGTAATTGGAGTCGACAGGGACAAGACACAGACCCGCGTGAACAGCCGCGAGATTAGCCGCAGGGACAGACAATCGGCGGGGCAGCTCAACCCGTTAATGGCGGCATTATCGTCCGGTCCGCTGGTTTTGAAGGACATGGAGGTTGTCGCCACCGGATATACGGCCGGTCCGGAATCGACCGGGAAGAATATTGGTCATCCGGAATATGGCCTCACTTATTCGGGAGTGCGGGTGAGGAGAAGCCTCGTCTCGACGATTGCCGCCGATCCGAAAGTTTTTCCGTTGGGCTCGCTGCTGTATATTCCCGGATACGGATACGGCGTTGTGGCGGACATCGGTTCTGCCATAAAGGGCAACAGAATTGATCTCTATTTCGAAACCAAGGATCAGGTATACTCGGAATGGGGTAAAAAGAAAGTGAAAATTTTGGTAGTCCGCAGAGGCGACGGAAAAGTGACGGAGCAGATGATAGACCTGCTGAATGAAGCTTTCATCCGGCAGAAGAATAAACCCTCGGTAATGTAA
- a CDS encoding sugar ABC transporter ATP-binding protein: MSNPLLKMRDIKKIFPGVIALDGVELTLEHGEVHALMGENGAGKSTLIKILTGAYQKDGGTIHFDQREVNFRTPMEAQLGGISTIYQEVSLIPYLSVTENIFMGREPKNNWGIVDWKTAHREAEAILEDMGIHIDVRRPVHDLSAAVQQMVSIARAVSMKAKLVVMDEPTSSLDDQEVNVLFGVINKLKSEGVSIIYVSHRLDEIYAVCDKITVLRDGKYVGTWPIEELPQIKLIAHMIGKSESEVEKLSKGKEAASKIHEKVVIQLEGIKKGKKVQNISFEIHRGEVLGLAGLLGSGRTETAKLIFGADQPEQGSLQIAGQNRKFKNPRDAIASGIGFVSENRKTEGIIPNMSVRENITIASLSKISKFGFISRKKQSEIVSRFIDRLNIKTPNADQKIKNLSGGNQQKVLLARWLALEPKLLILDEPTRGIDVGAKAEIHALIDELAQQGLSILMISSEFDELIQNTDRIVILRDGKKIGEVDGSERTEDRIMHIIAENNSVEHTG; this comes from the coding sequence ATGAGTAATCCGTTGCTAAAAATGCGCGATATCAAAAAAATTTTTCCGGGCGTCATTGCGCTCGACGGAGTCGAGCTGACCTTAGAACACGGAGAAGTTCACGCCTTGATGGGTGAGAATGGCGCGGGAAAATCGACATTGATAAAAATATTGACCGGCGCTTACCAAAAAGATGGCGGTACCATTCATTTTGATCAACGAGAAGTCAATTTCAGAACCCCGATGGAAGCTCAACTGGGCGGGATCAGCACGATCTATCAAGAAGTCAGCTTAATTCCGTACTTAAGCGTAACGGAAAATATCTTCATGGGAAGAGAGCCGAAGAACAATTGGGGGATCGTCGATTGGAAAACGGCGCATCGCGAGGCCGAAGCCATTTTGGAAGATATGGGAATTCATATTGACGTCAGACGGCCCGTGCATGATCTGAGTGCAGCGGTGCAGCAAATGGTGTCCATAGCCAGAGCGGTATCGATGAAAGCGAAATTGGTTGTCATGGATGAACCGACATCGTCGTTGGATGATCAAGAAGTCAACGTGTTGTTTGGCGTTATCAACAAGCTGAAGTCCGAAGGGGTCTCCATCATTTACGTCAGCCATCGGTTGGATGAAATCTATGCCGTATGCGACAAGATTACGGTTCTTAGAGACGGTAAATATGTCGGCACATGGCCGATTGAGGAATTGCCGCAAATTAAACTGATTGCACATATGATTGGAAAAAGCGAATCCGAGGTCGAAAAATTGTCGAAGGGCAAAGAAGCGGCAAGCAAGATCCATGAAAAAGTCGTGATTCAACTTGAAGGCATAAAAAAAGGCAAAAAAGTGCAGAATATCAGCTTCGAGATCCATCGGGGCGAAGTGTTGGGCTTGGCGGGCCTGCTGGGCTCGGGAAGAACGGAGACAGCGAAGTTGATTTTCGGGGCCGATCAGCCCGAACAAGGAAGCCTGCAAATCGCAGGCCAAAACCGAAAATTCAAGAACCCGCGAGATGCCATAGCATCAGGGATCGGATTTGTTTCGGAAAACCGTAAAACCGAAGGGATTATTCCGAACATGTCCGTTCGTGAAAATATTACCATTGCTTCCCTATCCAAAATTTCCAAATTCGGCTTCATTTCCCGCAAAAAACAATCCGAAATCGTCAGCCGCTTTATTGACAGATTAAATATCAAGACACCGAATGCGGACCAAAAAATAAAAAATTTAAGCGGCGGCAACCAACAGAAAGTGCTGCTTGCCAGATGGCTGGCTCTGGAGCCAAAGCTGCTCATTCTGGACGAGCCGACAAGGGGCATCGATGTAGGCGCCAAAGCGGAGATTCACGCTTTGATTGATGAGCTCGCTCAGCAAGGCCTCAGTATATTGATGATTTCTTCCGAATTTGATGAGTTGATTCAAAATACAGACCGGATCGTTATTCTGCGGGACGGCAAAAAAATCGGAGAAGTTGACGGCTCCGAGCGCACTGAAGATCGCATCATGCACATTATTGCAGAAAATAATTCCGTTGAGCATACAGGATAG
- a CDS encoding bifunctional 4-hydroxy-2-oxoglutarate aldolase/2-dehydro-3-deoxy-phosphogluconate aldolase, translating to MNNVMQTILQHKLIAIIRSDSITDIENIVAALHDAGIKAVEVTMNTPDALKAIELLSRKYRSSDLLIGAGTVLEGTTARLAILSGASFLLSPTLDQSLIETANRYQVPVIPGVFTPTEVLRAFEWGAQAVKIFPASTVGPRYIKELKAPLSHVNMIPVGGVNLDNVKDYLQAGSFAVGVGSSLVSASLVKQKDFEEIRLRASAFVNLIDGMKNTD from the coding sequence ATGAACAATGTGATGCAAACGATTCTTCAACACAAATTAATCGCGATCATTCGCTCCGATTCCATTACAGACATTGAAAATATCGTGGCCGCGCTTCATGACGCGGGGATTAAGGCAGTTGAAGTCACCATGAATACGCCGGACGCCTTGAAAGCGATTGAATTGTTGAGCCGTAAATACCGATCCTCCGACCTTCTGATTGGAGCCGGAACCGTATTGGAGGGGACAACGGCGAGATTGGCAATTCTGTCCGGGGCCTCTTTCCTTCTCTCTCCAACGCTTGACCAAAGTCTGATTGAAACGGCCAACCGCTATCAGGTTCCTGTAATTCCGGGCGTATTTACACCGACGGAAGTCCTGAGAGCATTCGAATGGGGAGCGCAGGCCGTCAAAATCTTCCCGGCCAGCACTGTTGGTCCGCGCTATATTAAAGAACTGAAAGCTCCCCTATCGCATGTAAACATGATTCCTGTCGGCGGCGTCAATTTGGATAATGTCAAGGATTATCTTCAGGCCGGAAGTTTTGCAGTTGGTGTAGGGTCTTCGTTGGTGAGCGCTTCATTGGTCAAACAAAAGGATTTTGAGGAAATCCGTTTGCGGGCCTCGGCATTCGTCAACCTGATTGACGGGATGAAAAATACAGATTAA